One Citrus sinensis cultivar Valencia sweet orange chromosome 5, DVS_A1.0, whole genome shotgun sequence genomic window, TGGCTTGAACCTGAACTTTGCACATCTTGAAGCAAGAGGCTCTATTATCCTaccaaaagaaagaaagaagagagcATGTAGTTCATTAAACAAGGATTACTCTTAAAATACTTCATTATAAAGATATGATAAACCTATATTTCCTTCTGAAAGTTGATTTTATGAGAACCAACTTTCAATCAACAGATCACAGAACCACCTAGATATGAGAACATGTTGAAGCTCTCacctaaaatctaaaatcttCTATTTGATCAAACCACAGATTTTGTTACGCATAAACTTCAACAAAAGGAAATTGTTACCGAAAAGTGAAAACCAATACAAGCATAAGAGATGGTCATCTAATTGGACAGTTTAAGAAGAAAACATCTAAACATAATTATAAACTAATACAATGTGCTGTAATAAATCATCTAGTTGGACTGcatctaaataaatttaccaacaTCTCAGATAGAATATGTAAGAGATAGTCCAAAAccttccaaaaattttaatgttgaaGCGTATATGATCCTAATATATTCCTTgtcaaaagaaatttgatccaataaggaaaaaaacataaaaaacaaaagaaagctAAACAGAGCAGAGAAGGTGCACCTGCTTATGTAATTGCATATAAAGAAGAATCTTGTGACTTTGGAGTAAGTTTCCATAGTACGTCTCAGAGCATTCTGtaagttataataattattgggCATTCACAATAATTCCACAGGAGAAAGCTTAATAAAACCAATAGAACTGAAACAAACATGCCTGAGCATCTTCAGTCATGGAATCTGCTtcatctaaaataataatcttatatGGGGGACAAGGATAACCCCTGAagtgttgaagaaaaaaaatcagctgACACGTAATTAGGAAACGGAACGGAAAAGAATACAAGACAGGAATATATATACCCTCGTCGCTGACCAGAGCCTACAGCCACGGCagcaaaagttttaattttggtACGAACAACATTAATCCCACGGTCATCACTTGCATTCAGCTCTAGCACTCTGGACTTGTAAAGTTCAGGCCTACAACAGTGTGATTAAATTAGAgaaacaaatagaaataatgGCCTAAGCATTCtttcaaatgaaatcaaataatGAAGAGTAACACTAAATGTACAGTATCAATTATACCAACTAATTGGCACAATACAATTGGtgatgtaaaatgaaaaatatcaatGTCATTGACGATTATCAATGTCATTGCCGCATCATCTCttcttttattgattttacGATTGCCACATAATCTATTCTaatctctttttattaattttatgacacatcagtttgtataaCTAGTTTGCACCCAAAGCGAAAATAACTGAAAGAGtatttagaataaataaataggtgaataacaaatattacaaGAAGAGTACCCGAAAAGCTGGTGGGCGATGGCGAGGGCAGTGGTGGTTTTTCCGGTGCCAGGTGGGCCGTAAAATAACATGTGTGGGCACTTCAGcagaacaaaaaattattaaaaaaataacattaacaGCTAGggtttttaaacttttttaattcaacATATAATCATAAGATCAATAATTAGAATGagaaacttgaaattgaaagtgGAAGTGTTACATTGGCTGTCTCGAGAGTGTTTGTGAGGACGCGCACGACCTCTTCCTGGTGAGCCACATCTTTGACTTGCTTTGGTCGACTGCAAAATTGATATAcaacagaaaacaaaaacacgaaaattaactttgaaaaatGTTAAGCAGAGGTGACAGTATTGGATCGCAAGAGACTGAGATTGTACTATTTTTCAACCCATGGTTGTGAGCTCTGCAATACTGGcgccatttttctttttacttcgTCCTCGCTTTTTTCTGGACTGGACTGGGTAGTGGAGAATTTCTGCGTAAAGTTAGGGCTTTTGTTTTTCCCGCTTTTGTGAATTTTTCCGAAATTCGCTCTCATTCGCAATTTTATATTGACGCGCACAGCAacagtaaattattttaacacgTGTGTGACTCCACGAATCGCAGCGTTTAGTTTAAAAAGTAGTTTTCAAATTGGCTTTCACTCTATATATAATGgataataatgttaattattaaattttatttagataaaaataaaaattaattaattatgtaggaatattttagaaaatattttttaatgatattatttaaacttttttaaattaaataaaaaattttaaaaatagccCAATAACATGATGACTTAATGATTGAAAACTttcattaagttgaaaaaataaataaacttaataacttaactaattgaaattaagtcaattaaggcattaaatcaaaaaaataaacagccCCTTAGTTTGAATactaaataaatctaaatatatgaatatgaaagatatgtttattttttattttttgtctgaatCTCTGATAATTAGTATTAagttgtgtttttttttcaactaaaaaaatttgcaaactagtatttttaaatttgtgccctcgcaaaattttaaagttaaataaataataaacatttcaATGAACATAAATAAGACAGTATTTTATCATAGCATATATTATGTTTAGTAAATATAAgcatttaaaattctaaattagaacATGTTAATCAATTCATTGTAGTTTATGATGTATTAttgtatgaaaaatatttatataaaatttgtaaaaaataaataatgctaatttgaaaaatataaaaaagctaaaataaatatgctcTACTACTATGTAATCGCAAGTTTTAGAgatgaataataatagtaagtcTTATTTGGTTAAAGatgagaataaattaattagataggaATATTTTAGGAAATATCCTTTAATGGTGTCGTGAAGACTTTttatattaagtaaaaagaaaaaaaaattggtttaataacttaatgacttaactgAATGAAATTGAGTCGTTAAATCATTGAGGTAAAAAAACAACTTTTCTCTTACAATGTAATGggttattgaattaatttatgttgattttccttatttaaaaaaaatcacattgaTAATATAATTTGCATAAACGCTTAGTagttatcaatttatcatataatttacATTGGATTATCTTTAgaatttgagtatttttttaataaataaattcacgTAAGGCATGTTTGGTGTGGGATATAGGATAGGATAGAATAgaattagataaaatataatactatgtTATGTTGATGTAGATTaagattgaaataaataataatgtattttatttggtGTGCTATTTGTTAGTCgctaatataatttatatattaatttaattaaaattagtcgctaatataatttatatattaatttaattaaaattatcttactaatattatatatatatattaatttaatgaaaataaatttaaaattatctaaaattaattcttatagCACAATTTAGAAAGTAAGTTACTCCCTACAAActcatatttttatagttGAGGCTCTAAAATTTTGCATGAGATGTTAAATGtagctaaaaataaaaaattataaagtaatATAACGtataatctaaattaaatcaatttatcaataattttgagCATTggaaaatttgacaaaactTTTCCTTAAATTTGTTGTATTAACTTGGTCATATAACTTCTAAATAAGAGattaaacaataatatcaTGAGCAAACATGATAAGATAATTGGTTcatgaatataaaaatatattatttaataatataaaatatgattttctttttacatatCTTGTATTAGGATAAATATTTTAGCTGTAGTTTTCTTATCCCAAGGTCCTGTTgggataaatattttaattattcactTTAGTAATTCGTGGGTCCAGGATTGCTTATCCTAATCCAACTTTTGCCATCAAACATAGACCGGTAATCCTAACCTAACCCAAATCTAATCCCATCACATTTAACCGCCACCAAACACACACACCACGTAATGTATGATTACAGTGGTGTAAGCGGAGCTGCCCACACTGTATAACgctcaaatgataaaaagtgCGAACTTAGCGTGGGCGTTAACTCACTGATCACGAGGAAGCTAACGCAACTGCCTGTCATGCACACTTGATGAACAACATATACCATTCGccagaaagaaagaaaacaaaatttggaATGCCAAGGCTACCCTTTTTCGTGGCGTCCTTCGACTGgttaaaacataaaactttTAGTAACCGCCTGTAAATTTAGAGAAGCACCAACATGTGGCGCCTCCGGCAATGGTCTTGCGGTTATCATTACGTGTTCAGCAATAGCGGCCCAGATTTATCCGTACAAAACCAACCGTCAGGATCTCTATTCCTTTCAAACTAACACGTTTGCGCGGCTT contains:
- the LOC102616275 gene encoding replication factor C subunit 4 isoform X1, yielding MRANFGKIHKSGKNKSPNFTQKFSTTQSSPEKSEDEVKRKMAPVLQSSQPWVEKYRPKQVKDVAHQEEVVRVLTNTLETANCPHMLFYGPPGTGKTTTALAIAHQLFGPELYKSRVLELNASDDRGINVVRTKIKTFAAVAVGSGQRRGGYPCPPYKIIILDEADSMTEDAQNALRRTMETYSKVTRFFFICNYISRIIEPLASRCAKFRFKPLSEEVMSSRVLHICNEEGLNLDAEALSTLSSISQGDLRRAITYLQGAARLFGSSITSKDLISVSGVIPPEVVEGLFAVCRSGDFDLANKEVNNIIAEGYPASLLLSQLFDVVVETEDISDEQQARICKCLAKVDKCLVDGADEYLQLLDVASNVIRAVCNMPEEFQYDC
- the LOC102616275 gene encoding replication factor C subunit 4 isoform X3; its protein translation is MRANFGKIHKSGKNKSPNFTQKFSTTQSSPEKSEDEVKRKMAPVLQSSQPWVEKYRPKQVKDVAHQEEVVRVLTNTLETANCPHMLFYGPPGTGKTTTALAIAHQLFGPELYKSRVLELNASDDRGINVVRTKIKTFAAVAVGSGQRRGGYPCPPYKIIILDEADSMTEDAQNALRRTMETYSKVTRFFFICNYISRIIEPLASRCAKFRFKPLSEEVMSSRVLHICNEEGLNLDAEALSTLSSISQGDLRRAITYLQGAARLFGSSITSKDLISVSGVIPPEVVEGLFAVCRSGDFDLANKEVNNIIAEGYPASLLLSQCLVDGADEYLQLLDVASNVIRAVCNMPEEFQYDC
- the LOC102616275 gene encoding replication factor C subunit 4 isoform X2; protein product: MRANFGKIHKSGKNKSPNFTQKFSTTQSSPEKSEDEVKRKMAPVLQSSQPWVEKYRPKQVKDVAHQEEVVRVLTNTLETANCPHMLFYGPPGTGKTTTALAIAHQLFGPELYKSRVLELNASDDRGINVVRTKIKTFAAVAVGSGQRRGGYPCPPYKIIILDEADSMTEDAQNALRRTMETYSKVTRFFFICNYISRIIEPLASRCAKFRFKPLSEEVMSSRVLHICNEEGLNLDAEALSTLSSISQGDLRRAITYLQGAARLFGSSITSKDLISVSGVIPPEVVEGLFAVCRSGDFDLANKEVNNIIAEGYPASLLLSQLFDVVVETEDISDEQQARICKCLAKVDKHATIDDFMFNFLSPLW